The following proteins come from a genomic window of Coffea arabica cultivar ET-39 chromosome 11c, Coffea Arabica ET-39 HiFi, whole genome shotgun sequence:
- the LOC113715728 gene encoding nascent polypeptide-associated complex subunit beta-like: MNVEKLMKMAGAVRTGGKGSMRRKKKAIHKTTTTDDKRLQSTLKRIGVNAIPAIEEVNIFKEDVVIQFINPKVQASIAANTWVVSGSPQTKKLQDILPQIIHQLGPDNLENLKKLAEQFQKQAPGAAGAGAGATTAQEEDDDEVPELVAGETFEAAAEEGHT, encoded by the exons ATGAATGTGGAGAAGCTAATGAAGATGGCTGGTGCAGTGCGCACTGGTGGGAAGGGTAGCATGAGAAG AAAGAAGAAGGCAATTCACAAGACCACAACTACAGATGATAAAAGACTTCAAAGTACCTTGAAGAGGATAGGAGTGAATGCGATACCAGCAATTGAAGAGGTTAATATTTTCAAGGAAGATGTAGTGATCCAATTCATCAACCCCAAAG TTCAAGCCTCCATTGCTGCAAACACATGGGTTGTTAGTGGTTCTCCTCAGACTAAGA aattgcAAGACATTCTTCCCCAAATTATTCACCAATTAG GTCCTGATAACTTGGAGAATTTGAAGAAACTGGCTGAGCAGTTCCAAAAGCAGGCACCTGGTGCTGCTGGTGCTGGTGCTGGTGCTACAACAGCACAAGAAGAGGATGATGATGAGGTGCCAGAACTTGTTGCTGGTGAGACCTTTGAAGCCGCTGCAGAGGAGGGTCATACTTAG
- the LOC140016796 gene encoding E3 ubiquitin-protein ligase RING1-like — protein sequence MSSAGVTVADGGPQLYFCHQCNRTVTIIPSPTSDLICPTCHSGFVEEFENPNNAYPNPAYSPDPFFSSDPVGSFLQDLFVGPQRNPGGLFTGSRVSGRRSQYGAEDFDPFAYIVNHVLARRNAGEQFHFMFGDDHAGIEGFQFPGSIGDYFLGPGFEQLIQQLAENDPNRYGTPPASKTAVKGLPDVKVDEGMMKSELAQCAVCKDDFELGVLVKQMPCKHVYHKDCILPWLELHNSCPVCRYELPTDDPDYESRERSGSGDSNASSSGSGSSGGNSQGQRRVERVLTLPWSLLLGAFGSTGHTGGSDSSRQPQNRDSN from the coding sequence ATGTCTTCCGCCGGGGTTACGGTCGCCGACGGCGGCCCTCAGCTCTACTTCTGCCACCAGTGTAACCGCACCGTCACCATCATTCCTTCCCCTACTTCCGATCTGATCTGCCCCACTTGCCACTCTGGCTTCGTCGAAGaatttgaaaaccctaataATGCTTACCCTAACCCTGCCTATTCTCCCGACCCGTTTTTCTCCTCCGATCCGGTGGGGTCATTCTTGCAAGACCTCTTCGTCGGCCCGCAGCGAAACCCCGGTGGTTTGTTTACCGGGTCTCGGGTTTCGGGTCGAAGATCTCAATACGGGGCAGAAGATTTTGACCCTTTTGCTTACATTGTTAATCACGTCTTGGCTCGTCGGAATGCCGGCGAACAATTCCATTTCATGTTTGGCGACGACCATGCTGGCATAGAAGGGTTTCAATTCCCGGGGAGTATTGGAGATTACTTTTTGGGGCCAGGGTTTGAGCAATTGATTCAGCAGTTGGCCGAGAACGACCCCAACCGATATGGGACGCCGCCAGCCTCGAAAACTGCGGTGAAGGGATTGCCGGATGTTAAGGTGGATGAGGGTATGATGAAATCGGAGCTGGCGCAATGCGCTGTTTGTAAAGATGATTTTGAGCTGGGTGTATTGGTCAAGCAGATGCCTTGTAAGCATGTTTACCACAAGGATTGCATACTTCCGTGGTTGGAATTGCATAATTCGTGCCCAGTTTGTCGGTATGAGTTGCCTACTGATGATCCAGACTATGAGAGCCGAGAGAGGAGTGGGTCAGGAGATTCGAACGCTTCTTCTTCAGGGTCTGGAAGTTCTGGTGGGAATTCGCAGGGGCAAAGGAGGGTAGAGAGAGTGCTTACACTTCCTTGGTCGTTGCTGCTTGGAGCTTTTGGGTCAACAGGCCATACTGGGGGATCAGATTCTAGCAGGCAGCCTCAGAACAGGGACTCCAATTAA